From the genome of Psychroserpens ponticola, one region includes:
- a CDS encoding RNA polymerase sigma factor → MSQSENSKKLNTFFDEEYSSLKSYVNSKLQASVNRDAEDIIQDVALKLFTGADRYSPINNVAGFVYRSIQNKIIDIMRSSKKNKMEYRTQNEAKLNEFAALISESSEIYPEQMKEALKAAIINLKPHYKHIIIAIDFEGYTYKELEHETGLPIGTLMSRRHRAISLLYNTLKPKQETII, encoded by the coding sequence ATGAGCCAATCGGAAAACAGTAAAAAACTAAACACCTTTTTTGACGAAGAATATTCTTCGCTTAAATCTTATGTAAACTCTAAGTTACAGGCTAGCGTAAACAGAGATGCTGAAGATATCATTCAAGATGTCGCTTTAAAACTATTTACTGGAGCTGATAGATATTCGCCAATTAATAATGTAGCTGGTTTTGTATATCGCTCCATTCAAAACAAAATAATAGATATAATGAGGTCTTCCAAAAAAAATAAAATGGAATATAGAACTCAAAATGAAGCTAAACTAAATGAGTTTGCTGCTCTAATTAGTGAATCATCAGAAATTTATCCAGAGCAAATGAAAGAAGCGTTAAAAGCGGCAATCATCAACCTGAAGCCTCACTATAAACATATTATCATAGCCATTGACTTTGAAGGTTATACTTATAAAGAGTTGGAACATGAAACAGGATTACCAATTGGCACCTTAATGTCAAGAAGACATAGAGCTATTTCACTATTATACAACACCTTAAAACCTAAACAAGAAACTATTATTTAA
- a CDS encoding 3'-5' exonuclease produces the protein MQLNLTKPICFFDLETTGINITNDRIVEISIHKVYPDGKEETYTQRVNPTIPIPFVVTQVHGISDEDVADKPTFKEISKEVHNMIKDCDLGGFNSNRFDIPLLAEEMLRAEVDFDMKNTQSIDVQTIFHKMEQRTLSAAYKFYCDKSLDNAHSAEADTIATYEVLKAQLDKYDELENDSSFLAEFSSRKKFADFAGFIGYNKEGVECFSFGKHKGKLVTEVLEKEPGYFGWLLNADFPLYTKKVLTAIKLRAFNNKLL, from the coding sequence ATGCAACTCAATCTCACAAAACCCATCTGTTTTTTCGATCTAGAAACCACAGGAATTAATATCACCAACGACAGAATTGTTGAAATTTCAATCCATAAAGTCTATCCAGATGGAAAGGAGGAAACTTACACCCAACGTGTTAATCCAACCATTCCAATTCCTTTTGTAGTTACTCAAGTTCATGGGATTTCTGATGAAGATGTTGCAGACAAGCCAACTTTTAAGGAGATTTCTAAAGAGGTTCACAATATGATTAAGGATTGTGATTTAGGTGGTTTCAATTCTAATCGTTTTGATATTCCGTTACTTGCTGAAGAAATGCTTCGTGCTGAGGTTGATTTTGATATGAAAAACACACAATCAATCGATGTCCAAACTATTTTTCATAAAATGGAACAGCGTACATTAAGTGCTGCTTATAAATTCTATTGTGATAAAAGTCTTGATAATGCTCACAGTGCTGAAGCAGATACAATCGCAACTTACGAGGTTTTAAAAGCACAGTTAGATAAATATGATGAGCTTGAAAATGATTCTAGCTTTTTAGCAGAATTTAGTTCGCGCAAAAAATTTGCAGATTTTGCAGGTTTTATTGGTTATAACAAAGAAGGTGTTGAATGTTTCTCTTTTGGAAAACATAAAGGGAAATTAGTCACTGAAGTTCTTGAGAAAGAGCCTGGTTACTTCGGTTGGTTACTTAATGCTGACTTTCCATTGTACACAAAAAAAGTGTTAACTGCTATAAAATTAAGAGCGTTTAATAATAAATTACTCTAA